One window of Quercus robur chromosome 5, dhQueRobu3.1, whole genome shotgun sequence genomic DNA carries:
- the LOC126728390 gene encoding uncharacterized protein LOC126728390, translating to MAKDLKELQESDVIFPDHHHVHHHNNNNNTCFDYQEMNHHNSRVSRNSNSSKDYNKKMANSLPVSIPGSIFHHGDNNSFEDEEREGEEMVPPHVITGRRVEGKMAFSVCTGNGRTLKGRDLSKVRNSILRMTGFLET from the coding sequence ATGGCCAAAGATCTTAAAGAGCTTCAAGAATCCGATGTTATCTTCCCGGATCACCACCATgtccaccaccacaacaacaacaacaatactTGCTTTGATTATCAAGAAATGAATCATCATAACTCGCGCGTGTCACGTAACAGCAACTCCTCCAAGGACTACAATAAAAAAATGGCGAATTCGCTCCCGGTGAGTATCCCGGGTAGCATATTCCACCACGGGGATAACAATAGCTTTGAAGATGAAGAACGAGAAGGCGAAGAAATGGTGCCGCCCCATGTGATCACGGGGCGTCGAGTAGAAGGAAAAATGGCCTTCTCCGTTTGCACCGGCAACGGGAGGACACTCAAGGGAAGAGATTTAAGCAAAGTTCGGAATTCAATCCTTAGGATGACTGGGTTTTTGGAAACATGA